The Monomorium pharaonis isolate MP-MQ-018 chromosome 5, ASM1337386v2, whole genome shotgun sequence genome includes a window with the following:
- the LOC105837558 gene encoding cytochrome b5 isoform X1 codes for MATKDVKDDTTPAASYTGNMFTRAEVAKHAETSKDTWIIIHNNVYNVSQFLNEHPGGEEVLLEQNGRDATEPFEDIGHSTDARQMMEKYKIGELVEEERTKDTGKARDWSNKDQADNSSYNKLFSLWHNLGSYNFSKSSINISNSSLFFILFFLF; via the exons ATGGCTACTAAGGATGTTAAGGATGACACCACTCCTGCCGCTTCTTATACCGGCAATATGTTTACGCGGGCGGAGGTAGCAAAGCATGCCGAAACTTCCAAGGACACATGGATCATCATTCACAATAATGTCTACAATGTCAGCCAGTTCTTAAATgag CATCCAGGTGGTGAGGAGGTACTCCTTGAGCAGAATGGACGCGACGCTACTGAACCTTTCGAAGATATTGGACATTCAACAGATGCTAGGCAAATGAtggaaaagtataaaattggTGAACTGGTAGAA GAAGAAAGAACGAAAGATACCGGAAAGGCTAGAGATTGGTCCAATAAAGATCAGGCGGATAATTCTAG cTATAACAAGCTATTTTCTCTTTGGCACAATCTTGGTTCCTACAACTTTTCTAAATCTTCCATTAACATAAGTAactcctctcttttttttattttattttttttattttga
- the LOC105837558 gene encoding cytochrome b5 isoform X4 yields the protein MATKDVKDDTTPAASYTGNMFTRAEVAKHAETSKDTWIIIHNNVYNVSQFLNEHPGGEEVLLEQNGRDATEPFEDIGHSTDARQMMEKYKIGELVEEERTKDTGKARDWSNKDQADNSRKKDSRETKK from the exons ATGGCTACTAAGGATGTTAAGGATGACACCACTCCTGCCGCTTCTTATACCGGCAATATGTTTACGCGGGCGGAGGTAGCAAAGCATGCCGAAACTTCCAAGGACACATGGATCATCATTCACAATAATGTCTACAATGTCAGCCAGTTCTTAAATgag CATCCAGGTGGTGAGGAGGTACTCCTTGAGCAGAATGGACGCGACGCTACTGAACCTTTCGAAGATATTGGACATTCAACAGATGCTAGGCAAATGAtggaaaagtataaaattggTGAACTGGTAGAA GAAGAAAGAACGAAAGATACCGGAAAGGCTAGAGATTGGTCCAATAAAGATCAGGCGGATAATTCTAG aaAGAAGGATTCCCGCGAAACAAAGAAGTAA
- the LOC105837558 gene encoding cytochrome b5 isoform X5 has protein sequence MATKDVKDDTTPAASYTGNMFTRAEVAKHAETSKDTWIIIHNNVYNVSQFLNEHPGGEEVLLEQNGRDATEPFEDIGHSTDARQMMEKYKIGELVEEERTKDTGKARDWSNKDQADNSSRCCNVM, from the exons ATGGCTACTAAGGATGTTAAGGATGACACCACTCCTGCCGCTTCTTATACCGGCAATATGTTTACGCGGGCGGAGGTAGCAAAGCATGCCGAAACTTCCAAGGACACATGGATCATCATTCACAATAATGTCTACAATGTCAGCCAGTTCTTAAATgag CATCCAGGTGGTGAGGAGGTACTCCTTGAGCAGAATGGACGCGACGCTACTGAACCTTTCGAAGATATTGGACATTCAACAGATGCTAGGCAAATGAtggaaaagtataaaattggTGAACTGGTAGAA GAAGAAAGAACGAAAGATACCGGAAAGGCTAGAGATTGGTCCAATAAAGATCAGGCGGATAATTCTAG TCGATGCTGCAACGTGATGTGA
- the LOC105837558 gene encoding cytochrome b5 isoform X3 has product MATKDVKDDTTPAASYTGNMFTRAEVAKHAETSKDTWIIIHNNVYNVSQFLNEHPGGEEVLLEQNGRDATEPFEDIGHSTDARQMMEKYKIGELVEEERTKDTGKARDWSNKDQADNSSSWWSWLIPIAVGLLATIVYRTFISAH; this is encoded by the exons ATGGCTACTAAGGATGTTAAGGATGACACCACTCCTGCCGCTTCTTATACCGGCAATATGTTTACGCGGGCGGAGGTAGCAAAGCATGCCGAAACTTCCAAGGACACATGGATCATCATTCACAATAATGTCTACAATGTCAGCCAGTTCTTAAATgag CATCCAGGTGGTGAGGAGGTACTCCTTGAGCAGAATGGACGCGACGCTACTGAACCTTTCGAAGATATTGGACATTCAACAGATGCTAGGCAAATGAtggaaaagtataaaattggTGAACTGGTAGAA GAAGAAAGAACGAAAGATACCGGAAAGGCTAGAGATTGGTCCAATAAAGATCAGGCGGATAATTCTAG TTCTTGGTGGTCCTGGTTGATTCCAATCGCTGTCGGGCTGCTTGCGACCATCGTTTATCGCACCTTTATCAGCGCACATTAA
- the LOC105837558 gene encoding cytochrome b5 isoform X2 yields the protein MATKDVKDDTTPAASYTGNMFTRAEVAKHAETSKDTWIIIHNNVYNVSQFLNEHPGGEEVLLEQNGRDATEPFEDIGHSTDARQMMEKYKIGELVEEERTKDTGKARDWSNKDQADNSSFNISAITSYFLFGTILVPTTFLNLPLT from the exons ATGGCTACTAAGGATGTTAAGGATGACACCACTCCTGCCGCTTCTTATACCGGCAATATGTTTACGCGGGCGGAGGTAGCAAAGCATGCCGAAACTTCCAAGGACACATGGATCATCATTCACAATAATGTCTACAATGTCAGCCAGTTCTTAAATgag CATCCAGGTGGTGAGGAGGTACTCCTTGAGCAGAATGGACGCGACGCTACTGAACCTTTCGAAGATATTGGACATTCAACAGATGCTAGGCAAATGAtggaaaagtataaaattggTGAACTGGTAGAA GAAGAAAGAACGAAAGATACCGGAAAGGCTAGAGATTGGTCCAATAAAGATCAGGCGGATAATTCTAG ttttaatatttcagcTATAACAAGCTATTTTCTCTTTGGCACAATCTTGGTTCCTACAACTTTTCTAAATCTTCCATTAACATAA
- the LOC105837555 gene encoding b(0,+)-type amino acid transporter 1 isoform X2, with protein sequence MHVAPLKRATVGHDPQTSNGGQPQLQQQQLQSGGWLGGGTGDTGSGLVCRAGKLVNGSSNGKPSLHHPRQQQRQQQQQQQQQQQQQGQGSGGVGDDEDGGGGSGGLEGTDAEANDAVHLKRRVGLVSGVALIVGTMIGSGIFVSPSGLLLRTGSVGISFVVWTACGLLSLCGALAYAELGTMNTSSGAEYAYFMDAFGAPPAFLFSWVSTLVLKPSQMAIICLSFAQYTVEAFTVDCEPPDQVVKIVALLAIVLILLINCYSVNLATGVQNAFTAAKLMAIIVVIIGGSYKLIQGNTQHLQTAFDTIDGSTINIGRLATAFYTGLWAYDGWNNLNYVTEEIKNPSKNLPRSIMIGIPLVTLCYALINISYLAVMSPSEMIESEAVAVTFGNRILGVMAWLMPLSVAISTFGSANGTLFAAGRLCFAASREGHLLNCLSYVHVRRFTPAPGLIFHSLVAGAMVLSGNIDSLIDFFSFTAWIFYGGAMVALLVMRRTRPNHPRPYKCPLVIPVLVLVISAYLIVAPIIDKPQIEYLYAAGFIGAGMLVYLPFVKFGYVPKFMEGVNAFLQVLLEVAPTAAAFD encoded by the exons ATGCATGTCGCGCCCCTCAAACGAG CTACCGTGGGACATGATCCGCAGACGAGCAATGGCGGTCAGCCGCAACTGCAGCAACAGCAACTACAATCGGGGGGTTGGCTGGGAGGTGGCACCGGCGACACTGGCAGCGGACTGGTCTGCCGAGCTGGCAAATTGGTCAACGGCAGCAGTAACGGCAAACCGTCGTTACACCATCCTCGACAACAGCAGCGtcaacagcaacaacagcagcagcagcagcaacaacaacaaggCCAAGGGTCTGGGGGTGTGGGGGATGACGAAGACGGGGGTGGAGGGAGCGGAGGGCTGGAGGGGACGGACGCAGAGGCGAACGACGCTGTTCACCTCAAGAGACGGGTGGGACTCGTCAGTGGGGTGGCTCTAATTGTCGGCACAATGATCGGCTCCGGGATCTTCGTGTCGCCGTCAGGCTTACTGTTGCGTACTGGCAGCGTTGGCATCAGTTTCGTTGTATGGACCGCGTGCGGTCTGCTGAGCCTCTGCGGCGCCCTTGCCTATGCCGAGCTGGGCACCATGAACACGAGCAGCGGTGCCGAGTACGCGTACTTCATGGACGCATTCGGCGCCCCGCCTGCCTTTCTCTTCTCCTGGGTGTCCACCCTAGTGCTTAAGCCGTCGCAGATGGCAATTATTTGCCTGTCGTTCGCCCAGTACACCGTCGAGGCGTTCACCGTCGACTGCGAGCCGCCCGACCAAGTGGTCAAGATTGTCGCCCTGCTGGCAATCGTTTTGATACTCCTGATCAATTGTTACAGCGTCAACCTAGCCACCGGCGTACAGAACGCCTTCACCGCCGCCAAACTGATGGCAATAATCGTGGTGATAATCGGCGGCTCGTACAAATTGATACAGGGTAACACGCAGCATCTGCAAACGGCGTTCGACACCATCGACGGCAGTACCATCAACATCGGTCGCCTCGCCACCGCCTTTTATACAGGCCTCTGGGCATACGACGGCTGGAACAATCTCAATTATGTGACCGAGGAGATCAAGAACCCTTCTAAGAACTTACCCAGGTCCATCATGATCGGTATACCGCTCGTCACACTCTGCTACGCGCTTATCAACATATCCTACCTGGCGGTCATGTCACCGTCAGAAATGATTGAAAGCGAGGCCGTGGCAGTG ACATTCGGTAATCGGATTTTGGGTGTGATGGCGTGGCTGATGCCGCTCTCCGTAGCGATCAGCACCTTCGGGTCCGCCAATGGCACCCTATTCGCTGCGGGCAGGCTCTGCTTCGCCGCGTCACGAGAGGGTCATCTGCTTAACTGCTTAAGCTACGTGCACGTGCGACGCTTCACTCCTGCCCCAGGCCTCATCTTCCATTCCCTCGTAGCAG GCGCGATGGTTCTCTCTGGTAACATCGACTCGCTGATCGACTTCTTCTCGTTCACCGCATGGATATTTTACGGCGGCGCGATGGTCGCCCTACTTGTGATGCGGAGGACCAGACCCAACCATCCGCGACCATACAAATGCCCGCTAGTGATACCCGTGCTTGTGCTCGTCATCTCCGCGTATCTCATAGTGGCACCGATTATCGACAAGCCCCAGATCGAGTACCTGTACGCGGCTGGCTTTATCGGTGCGGGCATGCTCGTCTACCTCCCGTTCGTAAAGTTTGGATATGTGCCCAAATTCATGG AAGGTGTCAATGCCTTCCTGCAGGTATTACTAGAGGTGGCTCCAACTGCGGCTGCCTTCGACTGA
- the LOC105837555 gene encoding b(0,+)-type amino acid transporter 1 isoform X1: MRYGPVGLLVAPSSDYLRPAICSFTTSATVGHDPQTSNGGQPQLQQQQLQSGGWLGGGTGDTGSGLVCRAGKLVNGSSNGKPSLHHPRQQQRQQQQQQQQQQQQQGQGSGGVGDDEDGGGGSGGLEGTDAEANDAVHLKRRVGLVSGVALIVGTMIGSGIFVSPSGLLLRTGSVGISFVVWTACGLLSLCGALAYAELGTMNTSSGAEYAYFMDAFGAPPAFLFSWVSTLVLKPSQMAIICLSFAQYTVEAFTVDCEPPDQVVKIVALLAIVLILLINCYSVNLATGVQNAFTAAKLMAIIVVIIGGSYKLIQGNTQHLQTAFDTIDGSTINIGRLATAFYTGLWAYDGWNNLNYVTEEIKNPSKNLPRSIMIGIPLVTLCYALINISYLAVMSPSEMIESEAVAVTFGNRILGVMAWLMPLSVAISTFGSANGTLFAAGRLCFAASREGHLLNCLSYVHVRRFTPAPGLIFHSLVAGAMVLSGNIDSLIDFFSFTAWIFYGGAMVALLVMRRTRPNHPRPYKCPLVIPVLVLVISAYLIVAPIIDKPQIEYLYAAGFIGAGMLVYLPFVKFGYVPKFMEGVNAFLQVLLEVAPTAAAFD; encoded by the exons ATGCGGTACGGGCCGGTTGGTCTTCTCGTCGCGCCCTCGAGTGATTATCTGCGTCCGGCGATCTGCTCGTTCACGACATCCG CTACCGTGGGACATGATCCGCAGACGAGCAATGGCGGTCAGCCGCAACTGCAGCAACAGCAACTACAATCGGGGGGTTGGCTGGGAGGTGGCACCGGCGACACTGGCAGCGGACTGGTCTGCCGAGCTGGCAAATTGGTCAACGGCAGCAGTAACGGCAAACCGTCGTTACACCATCCTCGACAACAGCAGCGtcaacagcaacaacagcagcagcagcagcaacaacaacaaggCCAAGGGTCTGGGGGTGTGGGGGATGACGAAGACGGGGGTGGAGGGAGCGGAGGGCTGGAGGGGACGGACGCAGAGGCGAACGACGCTGTTCACCTCAAGAGACGGGTGGGACTCGTCAGTGGGGTGGCTCTAATTGTCGGCACAATGATCGGCTCCGGGATCTTCGTGTCGCCGTCAGGCTTACTGTTGCGTACTGGCAGCGTTGGCATCAGTTTCGTTGTATGGACCGCGTGCGGTCTGCTGAGCCTCTGCGGCGCCCTTGCCTATGCCGAGCTGGGCACCATGAACACGAGCAGCGGTGCCGAGTACGCGTACTTCATGGACGCATTCGGCGCCCCGCCTGCCTTTCTCTTCTCCTGGGTGTCCACCCTAGTGCTTAAGCCGTCGCAGATGGCAATTATTTGCCTGTCGTTCGCCCAGTACACCGTCGAGGCGTTCACCGTCGACTGCGAGCCGCCCGACCAAGTGGTCAAGATTGTCGCCCTGCTGGCAATCGTTTTGATACTCCTGATCAATTGTTACAGCGTCAACCTAGCCACCGGCGTACAGAACGCCTTCACCGCCGCCAAACTGATGGCAATAATCGTGGTGATAATCGGCGGCTCGTACAAATTGATACAGGGTAACACGCAGCATCTGCAAACGGCGTTCGACACCATCGACGGCAGTACCATCAACATCGGTCGCCTCGCCACCGCCTTTTATACAGGCCTCTGGGCATACGACGGCTGGAACAATCTCAATTATGTGACCGAGGAGATCAAGAACCCTTCTAAGAACTTACCCAGGTCCATCATGATCGGTATACCGCTCGTCACACTCTGCTACGCGCTTATCAACATATCCTACCTGGCGGTCATGTCACCGTCAGAAATGATTGAAAGCGAGGCCGTGGCAGTG ACATTCGGTAATCGGATTTTGGGTGTGATGGCGTGGCTGATGCCGCTCTCCGTAGCGATCAGCACCTTCGGGTCCGCCAATGGCACCCTATTCGCTGCGGGCAGGCTCTGCTTCGCCGCGTCACGAGAGGGTCATCTGCTTAACTGCTTAAGCTACGTGCACGTGCGACGCTTCACTCCTGCCCCAGGCCTCATCTTCCATTCCCTCGTAGCAG GCGCGATGGTTCTCTCTGGTAACATCGACTCGCTGATCGACTTCTTCTCGTTCACCGCATGGATATTTTACGGCGGCGCGATGGTCGCCCTACTTGTGATGCGGAGGACCAGACCCAACCATCCGCGACCATACAAATGCCCGCTAGTGATACCCGTGCTTGTGCTCGTCATCTCCGCGTATCTCATAGTGGCACCGATTATCGACAAGCCCCAGATCGAGTACCTGTACGCGGCTGGCTTTATCGGTGCGGGCATGCTCGTCTACCTCCCGTTCGTAAAGTTTGGATATGTGCCCAAATTCATGG AAGGTGTCAATGCCTTCCTGCAGGTATTACTAGAGGTGGCTCCAACTGCGGCTGCCTTCGACTGA
- the LOC105837557 gene encoding uncharacterized protein C1orf131 homolog has product MEDFVSTRGSQIKKTATSDYISVNYVAPKKKSKFANDLDNETLKNKLSAKPTPAELKEQQEKEMKKLRYEVIKFGMSGFDKPKAKKAKVELAISLGAKPPKNRRQNYNVLKTRRKKEKERKTQEGHKSGLTNSLLKPKFKKAQKKDSNILKVYGKISKNVLDKQKKS; this is encoded by the coding sequence ATGGAGGACTTTGTATCAACGCGTGGATCCCAAATCAAGAAAACCGCGACGAGTGATTACATATCTGTGAATTACGTGGCACCAAAGAAAAAGTCAAAATTTGCAAATGACTTGGATAACGAGACACTCAAGAATAAATTATCAGCGAAACCAACACCAGCCGAGTTGAAGGAGCagcaagaaaaagaaatgaaaaaattgcgATATGAGGTTATTAAATTTGGTATGTCCGGTTTTGACAAGCCAAAGGCGAAGAAAGCAAAGGTTGAGCTTGCTATTAGTCTAGGTGCAAAACCTCCTAAGAACAGGAGGCAGAATTACAATGTATTAAAAACGCgtcgaaaaaaagagaaggagagaaagacaCAGGAGGGACATAAGTCTGGACTTACCAATAGTTTACTCAAACCAAAATTCAAGAAAGCACAGAAGAAAGACAGCAACATTCTAAAGGTTTATGGCAAGATATCGAAGAATGTCTTGgataagcaaaaaaaaagttga
- the LOC105837561 gene encoding uncharacterized protein LOC105837561 — protein sequence MAQYPSINVRMAVNRIDFNLITNDGIQPRLYTPGEEISSQPDFLRGHGTYVDEEKILRASVAGILEKVNKLISIRPLKARYNGEIGDLIVGRITEVQQKRWKVDVNAKLDAVLLLSSVNLPGGELRRRSAEDEQTMRRYLQEGDLICAEVQSIFADGSLSLHTRVLKYGKLSQGIMLKVPPMLIQRKKTHYHTLESGATLILGYNGYKQVVVRQIARDMDACFNAFDKDGDGFLSISEFDLICRALFRNDRGKIYGLEEEQLREVFSIFDFKGDGLIDRKEFEVCWNRWIKICTRPKSAFLIVDVQNDFISGSLNIKHCAAQHDGSEVIDPINRLLETVPFDAVFYSLDWHPVDHVSFIDNLHLREVDISSSISKEAARVYDTVTFQGPPLLKQRLWPRHCVQDSWGAELHKDLKIIDNAIKIYKGTNPEVDSYSVFWDNKKLTETTLSSQLQEKSATDIYICGLAYDVCVGATAVDALTSGYRTILIDDCSRGVDLVDIEKTKATVIASNGVIVNSSQVKAMVEGRDRRPELGYKLALEIKQKLSLGE from the exons atggCTCAATATCCGTCCATTAATGTACGTATGGCGGTAAACAGGATTGACTTCAATCTAATAACAAACGATGGCATTCAGCCGCGACTCTATACCCCTGGCGAGGAGATATCTAGTCAGCCGGATTTTTTGAG AGGTCATGGAACTTATGTTGATGAAGAGAAAATATTACGTGCATCAGTCGCTGGGATTCTAGAAAAGGTGAACAAACTCATATCAATTAGACCTTTAAAGGCACGCTATAATGGAGAAATTGGTGATCTCATTGTGGGAAGGATAACGGAAGTACAGCAGAAGCGTTGGAAGGTCGATGTAAATGCTAAACTTGATgctgttttattattgtccAGTGTTAATTTGCCTGGTGGTGAATTG aGAAGAAGATCCGCCGAAGATGAGCAGACAATGCGTAGGTATTTGCAGGAGGGAGACCTAATTTGCGCGGAAGTGCAATCCATTTTTGCTGACGGCTCGCTCTCCCTGCACACGCGAGTATTGAAATATGGCAAACTGTCGCAAGGGATTATGTTGAAGGTACCGCCGATGTTAATCCAACGCAAGAAGACGCACTATCATACTTTAGAAAGCGGCGCTACTTTGATACTCGGCTACAACGGCTAT AAACAGGTAGTCGTGCGGCAAATAGCAAGAGACATGGACGCATGTTTCAATGCCTTCGATAAAGACGGGGACGGATTCCTGTCAATCTCTGAATTCGATCTCATATGTCGCGCGTTGTTTCGAAATGACCGCGGCAAAATTTATGGTCTCGAAGAGGAACAGCTGCGCGAGGTATTCTCGATCTTTGATTTCAAAGGCGATGGTCTGATCGACAGAAAAGAATTCGAG GTTTGCTGGAATCGATGGATCAAAATATGCACGCGTCCCAAAAGCGCTTTCCTAATTGTGGATGTGCAAAATGACTTTATATCAGGttccttaaatataaaacattgcgCTGCGCAACACGATGGTTCAGAAGTAATCGACCCAATTAATCGATTGCTGGAAACTGTACCCTTCGACGCGGTGTTCTACTCCTTAGACTGGCATCCCGTCGATCATGTATCctttattgataatttgcaCTTGAG GGAAGTGGATATCAGCAGCAGTATTTCAAAGGAAGCGGCGCGAGTGTACGACACTGTAACGTTCCAAGGACCACCGTTGCTGAAGCAACGTCTGTGGCCGCGTCATTGCGTACAGGATTCTTGGGGTGCCGAGCTCCACAAGGACTTGAAGATTATCGATAACGCGATCAAGATTTACAAGGGCACAAACCCAGAAGTCGATTCATACTCGGTCTTTTGGGACAACAAGAAGCTTACTGAAACCACACTATCGTCACAGCTACAAGAAAAGAGCGCTACTGACATTTACATCTGCGGACTAGCCTATGACGTTTGTGTAGGCGCTACCGCAGTGGATGCGCTTACCAGCGGTTACCGTACTATACTGATTGATGATTGCAGTCGCGGCGTGGATCTCGTCGACATCGAGAAGACCAAGGCCACCGTAATAGCTAGTAACGGCGTCATAGTGAATTCCAGCCAGGTAAAGGCCATGGTAGAGGGAAGAGACCGACGGCCAGAACTCGGTTACAAACTCGCATTGgaaatcaaacaaaaattgagCCTCGGTGAATAA
- the LOC105837560 gene encoding uncharacterized protein LOC105837560 produces the protein MSMCFRTMPGRLSSLVSGGSGRKSPSKLDRTQLQKNVESSAFLKQFLGTQRTLSVRANTASKSAPFAGCTFPPNLSLAYLNIHNQWNERLARQYPDESKSTSTMHWVQSPHRLQKLQKIGIALPKNKKHVAPIGIVSDNINIFQTQSVVRNDKDNSFLDNNRMIPLESLHSSRKTNIDKSILFISDDTSALKTSLQQSTSPQENGRKPSQEQLQSIVDCLSQDLPNLFVRPLNFSIYTDDLIFINNIRGVTTRGLMNYSKQLILLRIIGHVKFAHVKFDIMKITMHSENDTVQVRWRIRGVTGWKVFSMFWKYKIWKIKDAINTNQDIWYDGFSTFYVNANGKIYKHITDKMMPDQDTITKKEDLRIAPKLALFTGFTSLFSNNEN, from the exons ATGTCCATGTGCTTTCGCACGATGCCTGGCCGGCTGTCGTCGCTCGTCAGCGGCGGCAGCGGTCGTAAATCGCCGTCAAAGCTCGATCGCACTCAGCTGCAGAAGAACGTCGAATCGTCCGCCTTTCTGAAGCAG ttcTTGGGTACGCAGAGAACACTGTCCGTGAGAGCAAATACTGCAAGCAAATCAGCACCTTTTGCAGGATGTACTTTTCCTCCAAATTTATCATTGGCTTATCTTAACATTCATAATCAATGGAATGAAAGGCTGGCCAGACAATATCCCGACGAGAGTAAGAGTACATCAACGATGCATTGGGTCCAGAGTCCACACAGGCTGCAAAAGTTGCAGAAGATTGGCATTGCTCTTCCAAAGAACAAGAAACATGTAGCTCCCATAGGAATCGTATCTgacaatattaacatatttcaGACACAAAGTGTTGTAAGAAATGATAAAGATAATTCATTTCTAGATAATAATAGGATGATTCCTTTAGAAAGTTTACACAGTAGTAGAAAAACGAATATTGATAAaagtatcttatttatttctgaTGATACGAGTGCTTTAAAGACAAGCCTACAACAGTCCACATCACCACAAGAAAACGGACGTAAACCATCACAAGAACAACTGCAATCTATAGTTGATTGTCTTAGTCAAGAT TTACCAAATTTGTTTGTAAGACCTctgaatttttcaatatatactgacgatctaatttttatcaataatattagaGGAGTAACAACAAG GGGTCTTATGAATTATTCGAAACAGTTGATCCTATTAAGGATAATTGGTCATGTAAAATTTGCACATGTTAAATTTGACATCATGAAGATCACGATGCACTCTGAAAACGATACCGTGCAAGTTCGATGGCGTATACGAGGAGTCACAGGCTGGAAAGTGTTTTCTATGTtttggaaatataaaatttggaaGATAAAAGATGCCATAAATACTAACCAAGATAT ATGGTATGATGGTTTTTCCACTTTTTACGTTAATGCCAATGGAAAAATCTACAAGCATATTACAGACAAGATGATGCCCGATCAAGATACAAtcacaaaaaaagaagatcTGCGCATCGCACCAAAGTTAGCGTTATTCACAGGTTTCACCAGTTTATTTAGTAATAACGAAAATTGA
- the LOC105837562 gene encoding DNA-directed RNA polymerase II subunit RPB7: MFYHISLEHEILLHPRYFGPQLLDTVKQKLYTEVEGTCTGKYGFVVAVTTIDNIGAGIIQPGQGFVVYPVKYKAIVFRPFKGEVLDAIVTQVNKVGMFAEIGPLSCFISHHSIPEDMQFCPNVNPACYKSKEEDVVIQADDEIRLKIVGTRVDATGIFAIGTLMDDYLGLVCN; encoded by the exons atgttttatcaC atttcgttGGAGCACGAGATTCTGTTACATCCCCGGTACTTCGGTCCACAATTACTCGATACTGTAAAACAGAAGCTTTACACAGAAGTAGAAGGCACTTGCACGGGAAA ATATGGTTTTGTCGTTGCAGTCACAACGATTGACAATATAGGAGCTGGTATTATACAACCGGGACAGGGCTTTGTAGTATATCCCGTCAAATATAAAGCAATTGTATTTAGGCCATTTAAAGGTGAAGTGTTGGATGCAATAGTGACTCAAGTGAATAAg GTTGGAATGTTTGCTGAAATAGGTCCACTATCATGCTTTATATCTCACCAC tcAATTCCAGAGGATATGCAGTTTTGCCCAAATGTGAATCCAGCCTGTTATAAATCAAAAGAAGAG GATGTAGTTATCCAGGCTGATGATGAAATTAGGTTGAAAATTGTCGGTACGAGAGTTGATGCGACAGGAATT tTTGCTATTGGCACTTTAATGGACGATTACTTAG gtCTTGTATGCAATTAG
- the LOC105837552 gene encoding ribonuclease H isoform X2 has translation MPYYGVANGRQVGVYDNWEDCKDQVNGYSYNKYKKFDTPAEAWDFVDENSSRSNAKQSFNSKAVACRNDNQVALRGDYQGEATNYHRTDRMQGRNGVIVRERSYKSGRDGNGYFVENYTRTYWKNY, from the exons atgcCTTATTACGGAGTAGCCAATGGTCGTCAAGTTGGAGTTTATGACAATTG gGAGGATTGCAAAGATCAGGTGAATGGATACTCTTATAATAAGTATAAGAAGTTTGATACACCAGCTGAAGCTTGGGACTTTGTTGATGAGAATTCCTCAAGAAGCAATGCTAAGCAATCATTTAATTCTAAAGCTGTAGCTTGTCGAAATGATAATCAAGTTGCATTAAGAGGAGATTATCAGGGAGAAGCTACCAATTATCATCGTACTGATCGCATg CAAGGGAGAAATGGCGTTATCGTACGCGAACGTTCTTACAAGAGTGGTAGAGATGGAAACGGCTATTTTGTCGAGAACTATACACGCACGTACTGGAAGAATTATTAA
- the LOC105837552 gene encoding ribonuclease H isoform X1 → MKDCLEMFLPIMPYYGVANGRQVGVYDNWEDCKDQVNGYSYNKYKKFDTPAEAWDFVDENSSRSNAKQSFNSKAVACRNDNQVALRGDYQGEATNYHRTDRMQGRNGVIVRERSYKSGRDGNGYFVENYTRTYWKNY, encoded by the exons ATGAAAGACTGTTTAGAAATGTTTCTTCCAat aatgcCTTATTACGGAGTAGCCAATGGTCGTCAAGTTGGAGTTTATGACAATTG gGAGGATTGCAAAGATCAGGTGAATGGATACTCTTATAATAAGTATAAGAAGTTTGATACACCAGCTGAAGCTTGGGACTTTGTTGATGAGAATTCCTCAAGAAGCAATGCTAAGCAATCATTTAATTCTAAAGCTGTAGCTTGTCGAAATGATAATCAAGTTGCATTAAGAGGAGATTATCAGGGAGAAGCTACCAATTATCATCGTACTGATCGCATg CAAGGGAGAAATGGCGTTATCGTACGCGAACGTTCTTACAAGAGTGGTAGAGATGGAAACGGCTATTTTGTCGAGAACTATACACGCACGTACTGGAAGAATTATTAA